The Desmonostoc muscorum LEGE 12446 genome includes a region encoding these proteins:
- a CDS encoding transposase: MQKEFSEYLSTFYRKPVFWSSSYYVASTGGAPIEKIKQYIQSQEAPEE; this comes from the coding sequence ATTCAAAAAGAGTTTTCAGAATATTTATCTACGTTTTATAGAAAACCTGTATTTTGGTCTAGTTCATATTATGTTGCTTCTACTGGTGGCGCACCAATTGAAAAAATCAAACAATATATACAATCACAAGAAGCACCAGAAGAATGA